A genome region from Choloepus didactylus isolate mChoDid1 chromosome 14, mChoDid1.pri, whole genome shotgun sequence includes the following:
- the LOC119509173 gene encoding guanine nucleotide-binding protein-like 3-like protein isoform X1, whose protein sequence is MMKLRHKNKKAGKGSKGCKKTAKQSGKKAASKLPSVPQLFHINDHVKWEAELKQKRVEEMREKQQTAREQERHRRRTIECYCQDVLRRQKEFEEKEEVLQELNMFPQLDDEATRKAYYKEFRKVVEYSDVILEVLDARDPLGCRCFQMEEAVLRAEGSKKLVLVLNKIDLVPKDIVEKWLDYLRNELPTVAFKASTQHQVKNLVSLCIGVSNLIQGSLGSGLGDSDLSEDLQLFGN, encoded by the exons ATGATGAAACTTAGACACA aaaataaaaaggcaggtaAAGGCTCGAAAGGCTGCAAGAAGACTGCAAAGCAGAGTGGGAAGAAAGCAGCCTCCAAATTGCCCTCCGTTCCTCAGCTTTTTCACATCAATGATCATGTCAAATGGGAGGCTGAATTAAAGCAGAAGAGGGTAGAGGAGATGAGGGAGAAGCAGCAGACTGCCCGGGAGCAAGAGAGACACAGACGCAGGACCATCGAGTGCTACTGTCAAGATGTCTTGAGACGCCAGAAGGAGtttgaggaaaaggaagaagttttGCAGGAATTAAATATGTTTCCTCAGCTGGATGATGAGGCCACGAGGAAGGCTTATTACAAGGAGTTTCGTAAGGTTGTAGAATATTCTGATGTGATTCTGGAAGTCCTGGATGCTAGAGACCCATTGGGCTGCCGCTGCTTCCAAATGGAAGAGGCTGTTCTGCGGGCAGAAGGCAGTAAGAAACTGGTCCTGGTCTTGAACAAGATTG ACCTAGTCCCTAAGGACATTGTGGAAAAGTGGCTGGATTACCTTCGGAATGAACTGCCAACTGTAGCTTTCAAAGCCAGCACCCAGCATCAGGTCAAAAACCTGGTGAGCCTGTGTATAGGGGTGTCTAACCTCATTCAGGGTAGCCTAGGGTCAGGGTTGGGAGATAGTGATTTAAGTGAGGACTTACAGCTCTTTGGTAATTGA
- the LOC119509173 gene encoding guanine nucleotide-binding protein-like 3-like protein isoform X2: MMKLRHKNKKAGKGSKGCKKTAKQSGKKAASKLPSVPQLFHINDHVKWEAELKQKRVEEMREKQQTAREQERHRRRTIECYCQDVLRRQKEFEEKEEVLQELNMFPQLDDEATRKAYYKEFRKVVEYSDVILEVLDARDPLGCRCFQMEEAVLRAEGNLVPKDIVEKWLDYLRNELPTVAFKASTQHQVKNLVSLCIGVSNLIQGSLGSGLGDSDLSEDLQLFGN; this comes from the exons ATGATGAAACTTAGACACA aaaataaaaaggcaggtaAAGGCTCGAAAGGCTGCAAGAAGACTGCAAAGCAGAGTGGGAAGAAAGCAGCCTCCAAATTGCCCTCCGTTCCTCAGCTTTTTCACATCAATGATCATGTCAAATGGGAGGCTGAATTAAAGCAGAAGAGGGTAGAGGAGATGAGGGAGAAGCAGCAGACTGCCCGGGAGCAAGAGAGACACAGACGCAGGACCATCGAGTGCTACTGTCAAGATGTCTTGAGACGCCAGAAGGAGtttgaggaaaaggaagaagttttGCAGGAATTAAATATGTTTCCTCAGCTGGATGATGAGGCCACGAGGAAGGCTTATTACAAGGAGTTTCGTAAGGTTGTAGAATATTCTGATGTGATTCTGGAAGTCCTGGATGCTAGAGACCCATTGGGCTGCCGCTGCTTCCAAATGGAAGAGGCTGTTCTGCGGGCAGAAGGCA ACCTAGTCCCTAAGGACATTGTGGAAAAGTGGCTGGATTACCTTCGGAATGAACTGCCAACTGTAGCTTTCAAAGCCAGCACCCAGCATCAGGTCAAAAACCTGGTGAGCCTGTGTATAGGGGTGTCTAACCTCATTCAGGGTAGCCTAGGGTCAGGGTTGGGAGATAGTGATTTAAGTGAGGACTTACAGCTCTTTGGTAATTGA